The following proteins are encoded in a genomic region of Sorangiineae bacterium MSr12523:
- a CDS encoding transcriptional regulator, whose amino-acid sequence MVSVSGVSSLAASLLAHAKGGLGDELRKVDDLDGVLADLVAKARGTWPDLEVTEEAFMRHIAAVLETAEALPALFASDLYLALACAQGHPRALAHFDRTFLKPASVHVRSAKMSHVDPADVEQLLREKLFVADAANQRPAKISTYGGRGPLAAWVRVAATRVALSLQRSATTKAHDADIEALYTFAAADNPELDHLRAKYTDAFRIAFHDALADLTSEERNVLRLSIVDHLPAEAIARVFGVHRATITRRIANARDALFDGMRRRLAERLQLNQAEFESVMGVLLSEFDVSVQRVLAEMKSTV is encoded by the coding sequence ATGGTCTCCGTCTCCGGTGTCTCGTCCCTCGCAGCGTCGCTCCTTGCGCATGCGAAAGGCGGACTCGGCGACGAACTTCGGAAGGTCGACGACTTGGACGGGGTGCTCGCGGATCTGGTGGCGAAAGCGCGTGGGACCTGGCCCGATCTCGAGGTGACCGAGGAAGCTTTCATGCGGCACATCGCCGCAGTGCTGGAGACGGCCGAAGCTTTGCCGGCGCTTTTTGCGAGCGACCTGTATTTGGCTCTGGCCTGCGCGCAGGGGCATCCGCGGGCGCTGGCGCACTTCGATCGCACCTTTTTGAAGCCCGCGTCGGTGCACGTGCGCAGCGCGAAAATGAGTCACGTGGATCCGGCCGACGTGGAGCAGTTGCTCCGGGAGAAGCTTTTCGTGGCCGACGCGGCGAACCAGCGCCCGGCCAAAATATCGACGTACGGCGGGCGCGGTCCGCTCGCGGCGTGGGTGCGGGTGGCGGCCACGCGGGTGGCGCTCAGCCTTCAGCGCAGCGCCACCACGAAAGCCCACGATGCGGACATCGAAGCGCTCTACACGTTCGCGGCGGCGGACAACCCCGAGCTGGATCACCTGCGCGCGAAGTACACGGACGCGTTTCGCATCGCATTCCACGACGCGCTGGCGGATCTCACGTCGGAAGAGCGAAACGTGCTGCGCCTTTCCATCGTGGACCACCTGCCGGCCGAGGCCATCGCGCGCGTCTTCGGCGTCCACCGCGCCACGATCACGCGACGCATCGCCAACGCGCGCGATGCCCTCTTCGACGGCATGCGCCGCCGCCTCGCCGAGCGGCTGCAGCTGAATCAAGCCGAATTCGAGAGCGTGATGGGGGTGCTCTTGAGCGAATTCGACGTCAGCGTCCAGCGCGTGCTCGCCGAGATGAAGAGCACCGTCTAG
- a CDS encoding serine/threonine protein kinase, protein MASSACLDDNDLMALFENDGAAETSRQKTLQAHLDVCSDCRHLVAELARCLAEEGSLVASTADLPDDGQAEATDVRALWGGAIVGPYRLERFLGQGGLGIVWSATHVKQGGHFALKFLKTSEPARAKRFLREARVTAALRHPNIVHVHEAFEAQGLPPVIVMDLLRGESLRAPMRRLGTIPWNQTSLLLRPIVAALAAAHAHGVIHRDLKPENVFLTGDTVKVLDFGMAKLTAVEGGCAATAELTRSGHILGTPTYMAPEQLFGEKDIDVRADVWSLGVMAFECLSGQRPFEGRTLGHAIRAFASGRILQLADVAPHLPGPVTSLVTRMLSVERTQRPSLGEIDAVLTSS, encoded by the coding sequence ATGGCTTCGTCTGCATGCCTCGATGACAACGATCTGATGGCTCTGTTCGAGAACGACGGGGCTGCCGAGACGAGTCGTCAAAAGACCTTGCAAGCGCACCTGGATGTGTGCTCGGACTGCCGGCACCTGGTCGCGGAGCTCGCCCGGTGCCTGGCCGAAGAAGGCAGCCTCGTGGCGTCCACGGCGGACCTGCCGGACGACGGCCAGGCGGAAGCGACCGACGTCCGGGCCCTCTGGGGCGGGGCCATCGTTGGACCGTACCGCCTCGAGCGATTCCTCGGCCAAGGTGGTCTTGGCATCGTTTGGTCGGCCACCCACGTGAAGCAGGGCGGCCACTTTGCGCTCAAGTTCCTCAAAACGAGCGAGCCCGCCCGGGCCAAACGCTTCCTTCGCGAGGCGCGGGTCACCGCAGCGCTTCGCCACCCGAACATCGTGCACGTTCACGAGGCATTCGAAGCGCAGGGCCTGCCGCCGGTCATCGTCATGGATTTGCTCCGCGGCGAATCCTTGCGCGCGCCCATGCGCCGCCTGGGAACGATTCCGTGGAATCAGACCTCGCTCCTGCTGCGTCCCATCGTGGCCGCGCTCGCGGCGGCGCATGCGCACGGTGTCATCCACCGCGACTTGAAGCCCGAGAATGTTTTTCTCACGGGCGACACCGTGAAGGTGCTCGACTTCGGCATGGCCAAGCTCACCGCTGTCGAAGGAGGGTGCGCGGCCACCGCGGAATTGACGCGCAGCGGTCACATCTTGGGGACGCCGACCTACATGGCCCCCGAGCAGCTGTTTGGCGAAAAGGACATCGACGTGCGGGCCGACGTGTGGTCACTCGGCGTGATGGCCTTCGAATGCCTTTCGGGGCAGCGTCCCTTCGAGGGCCGCACGTTGGGGCACGCCATCCGGGCGTTCGCCAGCGGCAGGATCCTTCAACTGGCCGATGTCGCACCACATCTACCCGGGCCGGTGACGAGCTTGGTTACCCGGATGCTTTCCGTGGAACGAACCCAGCGACCCTCGCTTGGGGAAATCGACGCCGTTCTTACCTCAAGCTAA
- a CDS encoding serine/threonine protein kinase: MGATMLAPGAVVYGRYELETVLGEGGMGAVWGARHTVTRRPVALKFLKRKGAEHTRRFLREARIVGALKHPNVVTIYDILHEGDDPPVMVMDWLVGEPLSARLAREGTIPLGDLARIMTQVADAVETAHRNGVVHRDLKPENIFLCRESPPNQGGEVKVLDFGIAKLTAVSGDAAKTAGLTTTGDLLGTPYYMAPEQVFGDKEMDHRADIWSLGVILHQCLAGRRPFDGENVGQILKAITMGAVAPLASVRRDLPADLTTLVDRMLARDKEQRPKDLSGLIRVLSELSGVESTAPTHVTPPRRPRASRALWGLGALIAATAMAGAFLLLPPSPTVEQAPVVPSPPPSTAPVATIEPAAPAPSVAMAAPEDAAPPPVKAAPSPRAHAAPLRRPPSSAPPAGATAPSASTSRLPGGVYGESPYKP, encoded by the coding sequence ATGGGCGCGACGATGCTCGCGCCCGGTGCGGTGGTTTATGGCCGCTACGAGTTGGAGACCGTGCTGGGCGAAGGCGGGATGGGCGCAGTTTGGGGTGCCCGCCACACCGTGACCCGCAGACCTGTGGCGCTCAAATTTCTCAAGCGCAAAGGGGCCGAGCACACGCGGCGGTTTCTGCGCGAGGCCCGCATCGTGGGGGCGCTCAAGCACCCCAACGTCGTGACCATCTACGACATTCTGCACGAGGGGGACGATCCGCCCGTCATGGTGATGGACTGGCTCGTCGGCGAACCCTTGAGTGCCCGGCTTGCTCGCGAGGGTACGATTCCCTTGGGCGATCTCGCGCGCATCATGACCCAGGTGGCGGATGCCGTGGAGACGGCGCACCGGAACGGGGTCGTGCACCGCGACTTGAAGCCGGAGAACATCTTTCTCTGCCGCGAATCGCCACCCAACCAGGGCGGAGAGGTGAAGGTTCTCGACTTCGGCATCGCCAAGCTCACCGCCGTTTCGGGCGACGCCGCCAAGACCGCGGGCCTCACCACCACGGGCGATCTGCTGGGTACACCTTATTATATGGCGCCGGAGCAGGTGTTCGGCGACAAGGAAATGGATCACCGGGCGGACATTTGGTCGCTCGGTGTGATTCTGCATCAATGCCTCGCCGGGCGCCGGCCATTCGACGGCGAGAACGTGGGCCAGATCCTCAAAGCCATCACCATGGGAGCCGTCGCGCCGCTGGCCAGCGTGCGCCGTGATTTGCCCGCCGACCTGACGACGTTGGTGGATCGCATGCTGGCCCGCGACAAGGAGCAGCGACCCAAGGATCTCTCCGGATTGATCCGGGTGCTCTCGGAGCTTTCCGGGGTGGAATCGACGGCCCCCACCCATGTGACGCCGCCCCGAAGGCCGCGTGCATCGCGTGCTCTGTGGGGGCTCGGCGCGCTCATCGCCGCGACGGCCATGGCGGGCGCCTTTCTCTTGCTGCCTCCGTCGCCGACAGTGGAACAAGCGCCGGTCGTCCCCTCGCCGCCTCCCTCGACGGCGCCCGTCGCGACCATCGAGCCAGCGGCACCTGCGCCATCGGTGGCCATGGCCGCGCCCGAAGATGCCGCGCCGCCCCCGGTGAAGGCGGCGCCGAGTCCGCGCGCCCATGCAGCCCCGCTCCGGCGCCCTCCATCCTCCGCACCGCCCGCGGGTGCGACCGCGCCGAGCGCTTCTACCTCACGCCTGCCCGGCGGGGTCTATGGAGAATCGCCTTACAAACCATAG
- a CDS encoding PEGA domain-containing protein: protein MRPLVVVVFLLLSSSFAFAQSKTAEADAAFAQGKALVNQAQWAGALAAFERARELSPHPIATFNIGACERAMGRYTRAFRTFASALDENAAAGGNALPRDLVSDAKGFLGELDRLLVRLTLEVTPEGSRVTVDGRPLEKNAKSPEYAAGIRPPGLGDPSPRGPFVVLLDPGMHVITFARPGFEDAVVRQNFSPGNSVSRRIELTQLPAQIHISSSQPRAIVRVDGMDVGPAPVDVLRPAGSHKVVVKHPGFEPYEARVNLRAGEQTDLRASLVESNPSIFSRWWFWTGAAILVTGAVVGTYAITRPDNREPVGGGSLGWGVVVP from the coding sequence ATGCGCCCCCTCGTCGTCGTCGTTTTTCTCCTTCTTTCTTCGTCGTTTGCGTTCGCGCAATCGAAGACCGCCGAAGCGGATGCCGCGTTCGCGCAGGGCAAGGCCCTCGTAAACCAGGCCCAATGGGCCGGGGCGTTGGCGGCCTTCGAGCGGGCACGCGAACTGAGCCCGCACCCGATTGCCACGTTCAACATCGGCGCATGCGAGCGCGCCATGGGGCGCTACACGCGCGCCTTTCGCACCTTTGCCAGCGCGCTCGACGAGAACGCGGCCGCAGGCGGAAACGCCCTGCCCCGCGACCTCGTCTCGGATGCCAAAGGCTTCCTCGGTGAGCTCGATCGGCTGCTGGTGCGCCTTACCCTGGAGGTCACCCCCGAAGGCTCGCGTGTGACCGTGGACGGGCGCCCGCTCGAAAAAAATGCGAAATCGCCGGAGTACGCCGCAGGCATCCGCCCGCCGGGCCTGGGCGATCCCAGTCCGCGTGGCCCTTTCGTGGTGCTCCTCGATCCCGGCATGCACGTGATCACCTTCGCCCGTCCGGGCTTCGAGGATGCTGTCGTCCGCCAGAACTTTTCCCCGGGCAATTCCGTATCGCGGCGCATCGAGCTGACCCAGCTGCCGGCCCAGATCCACATTTCGTCGAGCCAGCCCCGCGCCATCGTGCGCGTCGATGGCATGGACGTGGGGCCTGCACCGGTGGACGTCCTTCGCCCCGCGGGCAGCCACAAAGTCGTGGTCAAGCATCCCGGCTTCGAGCCGTACGAGGCGCGCGTGAACCTGCGCGCCGGCGAGCAGACCGATCTTCGCGCCAGCTTGGTCGAGAGCAACCCATCGATCTTCAGCCGATGGTGGTTCTGGACCGGGGCTGCCATTCTGGTAACCGGTGCCGTCGTGGGCACCTACGCCATCACGCGCCCCGACAACCGCGAGCCCGTGGGCGGCGGGAGCCTCGGTTGGGGCGTGGTCGTCCCGTGA
- a CDS encoding formylglycine-generating enzyme family protein, with the protein MRTARIFATTLQVSAVLAVSGVACSDSTQEGHIVFYIDTDAPLLSKPRDAPLDLRPPALFDKLRVEFFSPTDQEPCSSCVREFEAREDLFTNAASVTVRGNVDRVRVRLYRGMDLVDGDTSPQTTIDVVARLPPVPAEGAVSVNVLLETVRVGSPNGTLNAPTTASPGSITRGHVGTWAPARRTPCAGPANKDEVCVPGGAFFMGSSRSSGDLLNLSPRLIVLSPFFLDAHEVTIGAIADWAARTKKDPKSFLVLWDEQNAPGTNFCTYGRPNRDLPVNCILKSAALEYCHDQGKTLPTEAQFEYVASSTKSSPFVWGRPPPKCGEAVWGVRPELLICPQSSTGPIAWTDDTVRKLDRLPLRTGAILDLAGNLSEYVLDNVSVETDPCWQLTNGGFLQDPLCTRENTRPDPRLEDTYATRGGSWNDESPERLRSTVRGVTFAFSTAEPPANSDVGFRCARKP; encoded by the coding sequence GTGAGGACGGCGCGTATCTTCGCCACGACGCTGCAGGTGTCCGCGGTGTTGGCCGTGTCGGGGGTCGCCTGCTCGGACAGCACGCAGGAAGGGCACATCGTCTTTTACATCGATACGGACGCACCGCTTCTTTCCAAGCCGCGAGACGCGCCCCTCGATTTGCGTCCGCCGGCCCTCTTCGACAAGCTCCGGGTCGAATTTTTCTCGCCGACGGATCAGGAGCCTTGCAGCAGCTGTGTGCGCGAATTCGAGGCGCGCGAGGACCTCTTCACCAACGCCGCCTCGGTCACCGTGCGCGGCAACGTCGACAGGGTGCGCGTGCGGCTTTATCGCGGCATGGATCTCGTCGACGGCGACACGTCCCCGCAGACGACGATCGATGTGGTGGCACGGCTGCCGCCCGTTCCAGCCGAGGGGGCCGTGTCCGTGAACGTCCTTCTCGAAACCGTGCGCGTCGGCTCACCGAATGGAACCTTGAACGCGCCGACCACGGCCTCCCCCGGTTCCATCACCCGCGGGCACGTGGGCACGTGGGCGCCGGCCCGTCGGACGCCATGTGCGGGGCCCGCGAACAAAGACGAAGTGTGCGTGCCAGGCGGCGCCTTCTTCATGGGATCGAGCCGAAGCTCGGGCGACCTTTTGAACCTCTCGCCACGCCTGATCGTGCTCTCTCCCTTCTTCCTCGACGCCCACGAGGTCACCATCGGCGCGATCGCGGACTGGGCCGCGCGAACCAAGAAAGATCCCAAAAGCTTTCTGGTCCTCTGGGATGAACAAAATGCTCCCGGTACGAACTTCTGCACGTACGGCCGCCCGAACCGTGACCTGCCCGTCAATTGCATTCTCAAGAGCGCGGCGCTCGAATATTGCCACGATCAGGGAAAAACCCTCCCGACGGAAGCGCAGTTCGAATACGTGGCCAGCAGCACCAAGAGCTCTCCCTTCGTTTGGGGACGGCCTCCGCCCAAATGCGGTGAAGCCGTGTGGGGTGTGCGGCCGGAGCTCCTCATTTGCCCGCAGTCGAGCACGGGACCCATCGCGTGGACCGACGATACGGTGAGAAAGCTCGATCGCCTGCCGCTGCGAACCGGCGCCATTCTCGATCTGGCGGGCAACCTCTCCGAGTACGTCCTCGACAACGTGAGCGTCGAGACGGATCCCTGCTGGCAATTGACCAACGGTGGATTTCTGCAGGATCCGCTGTGCACCCGCGAAAATACGCGACCCGATCCGCGGCTCGAGGACACCTATGCGACGCGCGGTGGAAGCTGGAACGACGAGTCCCCCGAACGTCTGCGCTCGACCGTGCGCGGCGTCACGTTCGCCTTTTCGACCGCCGAGCCTCCGGCCAACAGCGATGTCGGCTTCCGCTGCGCGCGAAAGCCGTAA
- a CDS encoding putative zinc-binding peptidase, translating to MRCRRTLAYVPEVGLTSLDPAGRHRWTSPVAPGTMFRLCANYSQHNVCNWAIPIPKRGHKREASNALCRACLLTRTIPNLSREGNIRLWYKLEVAKRRLVYTLDQLGLPYQTKHEDPKAGLAFEFLEDAPGGPDGNGACVLTGHADGVITINVAEANDAERVKRRTELGEPYRTLLGHFRHEVGHYYWDRLIRDDPKRLGAFRALFGDEQADYQEALKRHYEQGPAKDWQDRYVSAYATMHPWEDWAETWAHYLHMSDTLETAAACGIALVPSRRDEPTVKKVPDPIAEDVSFERMITSWSAVTYALNNLNRGMGHDDAYPFVLSTEAVKKLRFVHQTVGAAT from the coding sequence GTGCGCTGCAGGCGTACGCTCGCGTACGTGCCCGAGGTGGGCTTGACGTCGCTGGATCCGGCGGGTCGCCATCGCTGGACCTCGCCGGTGGCGCCTGGGACCATGTTTCGGCTGTGCGCGAATTACTCGCAGCACAATGTATGCAACTGGGCCATTCCCATTCCGAAACGCGGCCACAAGCGAGAGGCGAGTAACGCTCTCTGCCGTGCCTGCCTGCTCACGCGGACCATTCCGAACCTGTCGCGCGAAGGAAACATCCGTCTCTGGTACAAGCTGGAGGTGGCCAAGCGGCGCTTGGTTTACACGCTCGATCAACTCGGGCTGCCGTACCAGACCAAGCACGAGGACCCCAAAGCGGGCCTGGCGTTCGAGTTCCTGGAGGACGCACCGGGTGGGCCCGACGGGAATGGCGCCTGCGTGCTCACCGGCCACGCCGACGGCGTGATCACGATCAACGTCGCCGAGGCCAACGATGCCGAGCGCGTGAAGCGGCGCACGGAGCTCGGGGAGCCCTATCGGACCCTGCTCGGTCATTTTCGGCACGAGGTGGGGCACTACTATTGGGACCGCTTGATCCGCGACGATCCGAAGCGCCTCGGGGCCTTCCGCGCGCTCTTCGGCGACGAGCAGGCGGACTACCAGGAGGCGCTGAAGCGCCATTACGAGCAAGGGCCCGCGAAGGATTGGCAGGATCGCTACGTGAGCGCGTACGCGACCATGCATCCCTGGGAAGACTGGGCCGAGACGTGGGCGCACTACCTTCACATGAGCGACACCTTGGAGACGGCGGCGGCGTGCGGGATTGCGCTGGTGCCATCACGGCGGGACGAGCCCACGGTGAAAAAGGTGCCCGATCCCATCGCGGAAGACGTCTCGTTCGAGCGCATGATCACGAGCTGGAGCGCCGTGACCTATGCGCTCAACAATTTGAACCGCGGGATGGGCCACGATGATGCATACCCCTTCGTGCTCTCGACGGAGGCGGTGAAGAAGCTGCGTTTCGTGCACCAAACCGTGGGCGCCGCCACGTAG